One Candidatus Atelocyanobacterium thalassa isolate ALOHA genomic window, CATACTTTCATCTTTAGTATTGTTATTAACTTTACTTAATGGAACTCCATCAAATAAACCCATAACTCCTTCTATAAGTGCATAATCAGCTCCTTGACAATTCTTGTGAAAACAATATTTAACATAATCTTCAGAAGTCATTAAAGGATCTAAATTACGACAATTTCTCCCAGTAATGTAAGTATGAAACATAGGATCTATATAGTCTGGGCCAACCTTAAAAGGTTGAACTTTTACTTTTTTTTGACGTAAAAACGACAATAAAGCAAGAGTTATAGTTGTCTTACCAGTCCCACTACGATCACCTGCAATTATTAAAGCCATTACATTTACCTGTAATTTTAATAAAATTAATTTTTGGGAAAATTCTTTCCTATTTGAATATTTTATTTTTCAAAATAGTTCTGTTATGTTTTTTATTCATGTGTTGAATTTCTTAACAGAAAAGATATTTTATTGATTTAAGCACTGAGAACAAAAATTTATAATATCAGATATTTGTTCTGTAGATTTAGGATAATTTATACTAGGACGTTGGATAATAATCAGAGATGTTCCCAGTATTTTAGAAACTTTTTTCTTTATATCTTCTCCACCTTGTTTCCCTGAAGCTTTTGTGACCACTATATCAATTTTCCATTGCTCCCATATGGCTTTTTCTAATTCTAAATTTATAGGAGGACGTAGACTAATAATATGTTTTTCTTTAAACCCTGCAGCTAAAGCTATTTCAAGAGAGCTCAATCTGGGTAGAATTCGTGTAAATAGGAGAGATTTTTCGTGCCATAATTTAAACATGGGTAAAAATTTACAACCTATCGTAAGTAGAACTCTTTTATTAGTTAAATATTCTTTTTCGATTAAAGTCTCTAAGCTATCTAAATAAGTTATCTGAGAATCTATAGGAAGAGAAGATCTTTGATAATTTATATATGGTATTCCAGAAGATTGAGCTATACTTATTGCCTGTTGCGAAATATTTTCAGCGAATGGATGTGATGCATCAATAATTCCTTTAATTTTTTCTTGGTAGCAAAAGTTCCGGATATCTTTTGTGCTAAGTCTACCTATTCTTAGGTTGATTTTGGGGGCTTCTTTATATAAATCAATAGCTTGTGAAGTCGTCGCTGTAGCTATACAAGGAAAAAAATTATTAGTGATGATTTTTGCTATTTTAGCACTATCTCCTGTCCCTCCGATTAACCAAAGTTTTCCATTAGTTTTCATAAATTAAGCTAAGAACACAATATTTCTATGATATTTTATTTAAAAATAAATTTAGTTGTTATAACTTTATCTAAATACTCAGCTAGGATAGCGCTTAATATATCTAATTATTAACTAAACGTACGCTTAATAGTGATTTAGTTATTGATATTGAAAAAATTCATTTATATACATTTATCGCATAAAAACATTATTAAAGTAACTATAGATTGATATAAAGTTATAAAAAATTTAAGATTATTTAAGTTTTATTTTTTTGTGAGCAAACTTTAAGAAGAGCGGTTATGATTACAAACATAGCATGTTAAATTGTTCAAAATTTAAGTAAATTTATCAATGGTTAATCTCTTCAAATTGTTCCTTAACTTCAATGTTATTTTATATTTACTAGGTACTTCTTCTGTTTATGCTCAATCTCTAAGGCAATATAAGAATATCAATTTAAAACAATTCCAAGAGTGCATAAAGCCTCCAGGATCTAATGGTTCTGAGCAAGGATGGGCAGATTATTACGGAGAAAATAATGGGAAAATAGAATTAAAAGTAAAGAACCAACCTATGATCTCCGATGGAACTGTTGCTGCTAAGCTAAACTATGAATTTAAACCATTGAAAAAAACTTTAACTTTAGAGATACTAGAAAAAACTAAATTTATGTTCGGCATGGTTGAAGCTTCAGACCAGCAAATTTGGGAAGGTTTTGATGGTTTAGTAGAAGAATGTCAAAAATATGATTAAAAGTTTTTTAAAGGTTTATTTCAAGCTTTTTTACTAAACTTTTTTTATCTTACATATTCTATAGGCACACCATTGCTCTTTTTGAGAGTAGTTAGTTACAGTCCATCCATGTTTTTCTAATATATTCACAACACTCTCTGATTGACTTAATAAAATTCCACTCAGGATCATCCACGTATTGGGTTGTGCTAACTTGGAGAGCTTTTGGAAATTTATCAATTATTGTCTCAGCTAAAATATTACAAATAATTCCGCCAAACTTGTTAGGCATTAATTCTGATAATTTATCAATACTCTGTTGATAAATTGTTAAAATATTTGGATTAATCTGGTTGATATGTTGATTTTTCTGTGCTACGCTCACCGCCAAAGAATCTATATCAATAGCGTGTACTTTGTTTGCTCCTAGTAAAGCAGCGGCGATCGCTAAAACACCTGAACCTGTACCAATATCTAAAATTGATATGTTTTCTAAATGATTAGCTAAGCACATTTCTAAGAAATTCAAAGATAATTGCGTAGTAGGATGAGTACCTGTACCAAATACTGTTCCTGGATCAAGTCGTAAAATTAATTTTTCTGTACTTCTAGGGATAGTTAACCAAGCAGGATAAATGAGAAAATGCTGGCCTATCTCAGTAGGTTGCCAATATTTTTTCCATCTATTACTCCAGTCCTCATCATTAATTAGTTTCCAGCAAGCAAGTGGCTTAGGTAGATACAGATTTAAAGCATCTTGATGTAACCAAAAGAATAAAGTAGAAATTTCTAAAGATTGATATTTTAACTTCGGGATATAAGCTTGGATCGTATAAAACTTTCCCCTGAATTCTCTTGATGCACCCAAGCATCCGAACTGCTCTAGACGCCAGCATATTGAATCCTCTAAATTAGGATGGCATAAGATTGTAATTTCCCACCAATTAGTTGACATAAAGCTAAAATAGTTGCGATCATTGACAAAAAATTCAGCAAATATTTTTACTAAATCTATAAATTTAAAAAATAATACTCAAAGTTTAATTGTGTAAGCGTCTCTAATACCTGTCACTTTCATAATTTCTAACAATAAGCTATCAGGCAAAGGATCGTCTAGACTAACAGCCATTACTGCATCTCCTCGCACAATTTTACGTCCTACCTGCATGCTAGCAATATTAACGTTAAAACTACCTAATAATGAACCAATTTTTCCAATGATTCCTGGCATATCACGATGAATAGTAAATAACATATGATTGCTAGGAGGAACATTAATAGGGAATAGATCCACATTAGTAATACGAATTTCGCCATCACTCAACAATGTTCCTGTAACTGAATGTTCTCCCAAAGAACCTTGTACAGATATATGTAAAGAAGCAGCATAATCACAAATTGAAGCATCACGAGTTTCTATAATACGAATTCCTCTTTCTTTAGCTTCAATAGCAGCATTAACATAATTCACACGTTCTCTTAAAGCTTGCGAGAGAAGACCTTTAATTGATGCGATAACAATAGGTTGACTTTGCATAGCAGCCAATTCTCCTTGCAAACGAACAGTTAATTTTTCAATCCTTCCTCCTGCTAATTGTCCAGCTAGATTACCTAATGTTTCAGCCAATTCTAAATAAGGACGTATCTTTTCCACTAAATCAGGAACAAGACCTGGAATATTAACTGCAGTTCT contains:
- a CDS encoding cobalt-precorrin-6A reductase; this translates as MKTNGKLWLIGGTGDSAKIAKIITNNFFPCIATATTSQAIDLYKEAPKINLRIGRLSTKDIRNFCYQEKIKGIIDASHPFAENISQQAISIAQSSGIPYINYQRSSLPIDSQITYLDSLETLIEKEYLTNKRVLLTIGCKFLPMFKLWHEKSLLFTRILPRLSSLEIALAAGFKEKHIISLRPPINLELEKAIWEQWKIDIVVTKASGKQGGEDIKKKVSKILGTSLIIIQRPSINYPKSTEQISDIINFCSQCLNQ